The Sorangiineae bacterium MSr11367 genome window below encodes:
- a CDS encoding NUDIX domain-containing protein — MAAGADRSTKSAGAEPAAAETPEEAAFLERYDPAEFERPSVTVDVVLLTARDGELYTLVVQRADPPAKGRWALPGGFVRIREPLEDAAHRVLRTKCSLESVYVEQLCTFGQPDRDPRMRVISVGYFALVDARRFDRACQAQSGKRHVTMARIVVPWNGETGGDVHLVDAQGESLPLAFDHADILSVAVKRIRGKLDYSPIGFQLLPERFTLLALQSVHETVLGRKLNKDSFRRRMLSSGELVATGEMQSGVDHRPAELYRFLKRSAI, encoded by the coding sequence ATGGCGGCTGGAGCGGACAGAAGTACCAAAAGCGCGGGCGCGGAGCCTGCTGCCGCCGAAACGCCTGAGGAGGCCGCTTTTCTGGAGCGGTACGACCCGGCGGAGTTCGAGCGGCCGTCCGTGACGGTGGACGTGGTCCTGCTCACGGCGCGCGATGGCGAGCTGTACACGCTGGTGGTCCAGCGGGCCGACCCGCCGGCCAAAGGGCGCTGGGCGCTGCCGGGTGGGTTCGTGCGCATTCGCGAGCCGCTCGAGGACGCCGCCCATCGGGTCCTGCGGACCAAGTGCTCGCTCGAAAGCGTCTACGTCGAGCAGCTCTGCACCTTTGGCCAGCCGGATCGCGATCCGCGCATGCGCGTCATCTCCGTGGGGTACTTTGCGCTCGTCGATGCGCGCCGATTCGATCGTGCGTGCCAGGCGCAAAGCGGCAAACGCCACGTCACGATGGCGCGCATCGTCGTTCCATGGAACGGCGAGACCGGCGGCGACGTGCACCTCGTCGATGCCCAAGGCGAATCCCTCCCGCTGGCGTTCGACCATGCCGACATTCTCTCCGTCGCGGTGAAACGCATTCGCGGTAAGCTCGATTATTCGCCCATTGGATTTCAGCTCCTGCCGGAGCGCTTCACCCTCCTCGCGCTCCAGAGCGTGCACGAGACCGTGCTCGGACGAAAGTTGAACAAAGATTCCTTTCGCCGCCGCATGCTGTCATCGGGCGAGCTCGTCGCCACCGGGGAAATGCAAAGTGGCGTCGATCATAGGCCGGCCGAACTTTATCGATTTCTCAAACGATCTGCGATTTGA
- a CDS encoding nicotinate phosphoribosyltransferase, with product MSLLHTDGYKFSMAEAGWPLRQETFYYAHRKGAAAVLPFDAEAEVRKLMPEPTEEDYRYLASHEYEMGAGFKAAVLRRDRVIIRALPKGAWFLPREPAFSLSGPSALISWLEPQVLHLHYRIQIATLALTDPAALAAEVATVTCDDQKNIVLATLDSVGVRAPVAITVDSDAYFQRVKACAAQLASIVGDPARIFEVGLRAATCLSQHAIALEACKAAGVRRTSHVAAARALDMIPVGTMGHEHVQRYGSDEAAFRAMRDRRPGRSSYLLDTFDTIRSGIPAAYRLMEEGYQSGDSIRYDSGDKEAQYRFAAKEARKRGIRSVQILEDGFDAALTEKFEVLRREVGWGPDEQFYGYGGYLIARTSGTSLVRDRVAAVYKLSQTATSPTMKFGDDDHAGKESVPGNPVVFRRRSGDVRGGPRGVIGQVGEPPPAGYVQLTGEVAEVDGQGRGLGSTRPEGARGAHDVALSPETVAMATKLRQQREALVERQAFA from the coding sequence ATGTCTCTTCTTCATACCGATGGCTACAAGTTCAGCATGGCGGAAGCCGGGTGGCCTCTTCGTCAGGAGACCTTCTACTACGCGCACCGAAAGGGCGCGGCCGCCGTACTGCCCTTCGATGCGGAGGCCGAGGTGCGGAAGCTCATGCCCGAGCCGACGGAAGAGGACTATCGCTACCTCGCCAGCCACGAATACGAAATGGGGGCCGGCTTCAAAGCCGCCGTCCTCCGTCGCGATCGTGTGATCATCCGGGCGCTGCCCAAGGGCGCCTGGTTCCTCCCCCGCGAGCCGGCCTTTTCCCTGTCGGGTCCCTCGGCGCTGATCTCCTGGCTCGAGCCGCAGGTTCTGCACCTTCACTATCGCATCCAGATTGCCACCCTCGCGTTGACCGATCCGGCGGCCCTCGCCGCGGAGGTGGCCACCGTCACGTGCGACGATCAAAAGAACATCGTGCTCGCCACATTGGACTCCGTCGGGGTGCGGGCGCCGGTCGCCATCACCGTCGACTCCGATGCTTATTTCCAGCGCGTGAAAGCGTGCGCCGCGCAATTGGCCAGCATCGTGGGCGACCCGGCGCGCATTTTCGAAGTCGGGCTTCGCGCTGCGACATGCCTTTCGCAACATGCGATTGCGCTCGAAGCGTGCAAAGCCGCGGGCGTTCGCAGGACCAGCCACGTCGCGGCGGCGCGCGCCCTGGACATGATTCCCGTGGGCACGATGGGGCACGAGCACGTGCAGCGTTATGGCTCGGACGAAGCTGCCTTTCGCGCGATGCGCGATCGCCGTCCGGGGCGCTCGAGCTACTTGCTCGACACGTTCGATACGATTCGCTCGGGCATTCCCGCCGCCTACCGCCTCATGGAGGAGGGGTACCAGAGCGGCGATTCCATTCGCTACGACTCGGGCGACAAAGAGGCACAATACCGATTCGCCGCCAAGGAAGCGCGCAAGCGCGGCATCCGTTCGGTGCAGATCCTCGAAGACGGATTCGATGCCGCGCTCACCGAGAAGTTCGAAGTGCTGCGCCGCGAAGTCGGATGGGGCCCTGACGAGCAGTTTTACGGATATGGCGGTTACCTGATCGCCCGAACCAGCGGCACGTCGTTGGTGCGCGACCGGGTTGCGGCGGTTTACAAATTGAGCCAAACGGCGACGTCCCCCACGATGAAGTTCGGTGACGACGACCATGCGGGCAAAGAGAGCGTCCCCGGCAACCCCGTGGTGTTTCGCCGCCGCAGCGGCGATGTGCGCGGAGGACCTCGCGGCGTCATCGGCCAGGTCGGCGAGCCCCCGCCCGCGGGGTACGTGCAGCTCACGGGCGAGGTCGCGGAAGTCGATGGTCAAGGTCGCGGCCTTGGGAGCACTCGCCCCGAGGGAGCGCGTGGCGCGCACGACGTCGCGCTTTCGCCCGAAACGGTGGCCATGGCGACGAAGCTCCGCCAGCAGCGCGAGGCCTTGGTCGAAAGGCAGGCCTTCGCATGA
- a CDS encoding YbaK/EbsC family protein yields MKLPSHEFLDHQGIPYEPVTFPTSIEKGAASVARALGQPERRMVKTILFQTGSGSCVAVLLGGDQNAISGHLKKAVGSRDVRMAAPEIVLATTGYEIGSIPPFHWQPPGFATYVEASLLDEPVLGVGAGMWGHEILIQPTHLVQAARARIVNLTDRARPVVEE; encoded by the coding sequence ATGAAACTCCCTTCTCATGAATTTCTCGACCATCAGGGCATTCCGTACGAGCCCGTGACGTTTCCGACTTCGATCGAGAAAGGTGCGGCGAGCGTCGCACGCGCGCTCGGACAGCCGGAGCGGCGCATGGTGAAAACCATCCTCTTTCAAACCGGATCCGGGTCGTGTGTGGCCGTGTTGTTGGGAGGCGATCAGAATGCCATCTCGGGGCACCTGAAGAAAGCCGTCGGCTCACGCGACGTTCGCATGGCCGCACCGGAGATCGTACTCGCCACCACGGGTTACGAGATCGGGTCGATTCCGCCCTTTCATTGGCAACCCCCGGGGTTCGCCACGTACGTCGAAGCATCCCTTCTCGACGAGCCGGTGCTCGGCGTCGGTGCGGGAATGTGGGGGCATGAGATTCTCATCCAGCCGACGCACCTTGTGCAGGCCGCGAGAGCTCGAATCGTCAATCTCACGGATCGTGCTCGTCCCGTGGTCGAAGAATGA
- a CDS encoding M1 family metallopeptidase: protein MKNRSIPLAACALVAASVAGGCHKTAAPANVAVYSTSSKAILPGAPPSLRLPDFARPMRYDLDLTLDPSKEGFSGIVGIDLSIREATQVVWLNARNLRIREAKVVFAGQTETARVIPGGDDYVGFAFDRPIGPGAARFTVAYEGHLDDKGQSGFYRVKENGGDWYLYSEFEPIDARRAFPCFDEPSYKVPWKLTFHVKKDHVALANAKVQSETPAADGMKTVVFEESKPLPSYLVALVVGPFDMLDAGTAGNHGTPLRFVVPKGRGAETRYAKEITPKLVGILEDYFDMPYPYGKLDVAVVPRYDGTMEHPGLVALGQPLTLIKPDEETPARKQHYWNIAGHELGHYWFGDYVTMAWWDDTYLNEAFTTWLDMKVAQAVDPSTNFELVRLRGRSRAMGTDSLASTKRVRQPVASNDDMLNAFTSDITYFKGSSVIRMFESFVGREKFQKMIRRYVRELAWKNASTEDFLAVFGAEAGPDVATAFKSFVEQQGLPLVTAEPICGKDSAPQLLLTQSRYMPVGSTANPDQRWDVPVCVKYGTSKGTERVCTLMKTPRTALTLEGECPDWVMPNEHAAGYYRTGYTAEALSKLVKKAWSQLDGGEKIALISDTAALTQNGMLGVDEALALLPSMVKDADRYTLEASFEIADLVRRSDLKPELAAQYAKYVRGIYGARAKSLGWTPRPDDDTDTRFLRNSLLEKAGVAGEDPVLRKKARELVSRWFTDRKAIEPEVVEAALYVAANAGDKDLWNRLRQALRETHDRSDRTRLIAALGSFRDPALIKASLGLLTSGEIEVRDARDLLQEAMKERGGREEAYAFIQDNFDKLAPHTPGRSGMVLLSAAAIHCDKPHHDENVRFFTEHAKQIEGGPQMLDNVLEKDAICIAQREKNDRGIATFLKSVR, encoded by the coding sequence ATGAAGAATCGAAGCATCCCGTTGGCGGCGTGCGCCTTGGTCGCGGCATCGGTGGCTGGCGGCTGTCACAAAACGGCCGCGCCCGCCAATGTTGCCGTTTATTCCACTTCGTCCAAGGCCATCTTGCCCGGCGCACCGCCCTCCCTGCGCCTGCCCGATTTTGCGCGGCCGATGCGGTACGATCTGGACCTGACCCTGGATCCCTCGAAGGAGGGATTCTCGGGCATCGTCGGAATCGACCTCAGCATCAGGGAAGCGACGCAGGTCGTTTGGCTCAATGCTCGGAATCTGCGCATACGTGAAGCCAAGGTGGTCTTTGCAGGCCAAACGGAGACCGCACGCGTCATCCCCGGAGGTGACGACTACGTGGGGTTCGCCTTCGATCGGCCCATTGGACCTGGCGCTGCACGATTCACCGTGGCGTACGAAGGGCACCTGGACGACAAAGGGCAGTCCGGCTTTTACCGCGTGAAGGAAAACGGCGGCGATTGGTACCTGTACAGCGAATTCGAGCCCATCGATGCCCGCCGCGCGTTTCCTTGTTTCGACGAGCCCTCGTACAAGGTGCCGTGGAAGCTCACGTTCCACGTCAAGAAAGACCACGTGGCCCTGGCCAACGCGAAGGTGCAATCGGAAACGCCCGCCGCCGATGGCATGAAGACGGTGGTCTTCGAGGAGAGCAAGCCGCTGCCGAGCTACCTCGTGGCGCTGGTGGTGGGCCCGTTCGACATGCTCGACGCGGGCACGGCGGGCAACCATGGCACGCCGCTGCGTTTCGTGGTGCCCAAAGGTCGCGGTGCCGAAACGCGGTACGCCAAAGAGATTACGCCGAAGCTGGTGGGCATCCTGGAAGACTATTTCGATATGCCGTATCCCTACGGCAAACTCGATGTCGCGGTGGTGCCGCGCTACGACGGGACGATGGAGCATCCGGGCCTGGTGGCCCTGGGCCAGCCGCTGACCCTCATCAAGCCGGACGAGGAGACGCCCGCGCGCAAGCAGCATTACTGGAACATCGCGGGGCACGAGCTCGGGCACTATTGGTTTGGCGATTATGTCACCATGGCCTGGTGGGACGATACGTACCTCAATGAAGCGTTCACCACCTGGCTCGACATGAAGGTCGCCCAGGCCGTGGATCCTTCGACGAATTTCGAGCTGGTGCGATTGCGCGGCCGCTCGCGGGCGATGGGCACCGACTCCCTGGCCAGCACCAAACGGGTGCGCCAGCCCGTCGCGTCGAATGACGACATGCTCAATGCGTTCACGAGCGACATTACCTATTTCAAGGGCTCGTCCGTCATTCGCATGTTCGAGAGCTTCGTCGGGCGCGAGAAATTCCAGAAGATGATTCGCCGCTACGTGCGCGAGCTCGCCTGGAAGAACGCCTCCACCGAGGATTTTCTCGCGGTGTTCGGGGCCGAGGCGGGGCCGGACGTGGCCACGGCCTTCAAGTCGTTCGTCGAGCAGCAGGGGCTACCCCTGGTCACGGCCGAGCCCATTTGCGGCAAGGACAGTGCGCCGCAGCTCTTGCTCACCCAATCGCGGTACATGCCCGTCGGGTCGACGGCGAATCCCGATCAGCGGTGGGATGTGCCGGTTTGCGTGAAATACGGCACGAGCAAGGGCACCGAGCGGGTGTGCACGTTGATGAAGACGCCGCGCACGGCGCTCACCTTGGAGGGTGAGTGCCCGGATTGGGTGATGCCCAACGAGCATGCCGCGGGGTACTACCGCACGGGCTACACGGCGGAGGCGCTTTCCAAGCTGGTGAAGAAGGCATGGTCGCAGCTGGATGGCGGGGAGAAAATTGCGCTCATCTCCGACACCGCCGCGCTGACGCAGAATGGGATGCTCGGGGTCGACGAAGCGCTCGCCCTGCTGCCGTCCATGGTCAAAGATGCGGACCGGTACACGCTGGAAGCGTCGTTCGAAATCGCGGACCTCGTGCGGCGCAGTGATTTGAAGCCGGAGTTGGCCGCGCAATATGCCAAATACGTACGCGGGATCTATGGGGCGAGGGCCAAGTCGCTCGGCTGGACGCCACGTCCGGACGACGATACCGATACGCGGTTTCTGCGAAACAGCCTTCTGGAGAAGGCGGGCGTGGCCGGCGAGGATCCGGTCCTCCGCAAGAAGGCGCGCGAGCTCGTGTCGAGGTGGTTCACGGATCGCAAGGCCATCGAGCCCGAGGTCGTCGAGGCCGCCCTGTACGTGGCGGCCAACGCGGGCGACAAGGATCTATGGAACCGCTTGCGCCAAGCCCTGCGCGAGACGCACGATCGGAGCGACCGAACGCGGCTCATCGCGGCGCTCGGAAGCTTCCGCGATCCGGCCTTGATCAAGGCGTCGCTGGGTCTGCTCACATCGGGCGAAATCGAAGTGCGCGACGCCCGCGACCTTCTGCAAGAGGCCATGAAAGAACGCGGCGGCCGCGAGGAGGCCTACGCCTTCATCCAAGACAACTTCGACAAGCTGGCCCCGCACACCCCGGGCCGCAGCGGCATGGTCCTTCTCAGTGCCGCCGCCATCCACTGCGACAAGCCGCACCACGACGAGAATGTGCGCTTCTTCACCGAGCACGCCAAGCAAATCGAGGGCGGCCCTCAAATGCTCGACAACGTCCTCGAAAAAGACGCCATCTGCATCGCGCAACGCGAGAAGAACGACCGCGGAATCGCCACGTTCTTGAAATCGGTGCGCTAG
- a CDS encoding TetR/AcrR family transcriptional regulator, translated as MTKRVSLPIQGRPEPIAERADAARNRVRILNATRKLLAKRPIEAIGMDDVARAAGVGKGTVFRRFVDRSTLCLALLDENERELQENVLADFGLPKEATAYERLTVFLDALFAFHADNAHLLGEAESYSRTDRFKAPVYAWRVRELVRRIRRAADAGSIQPANIGITAELILAGLGAQLLLRQMEVAGGRDALHELVFGVWKRLLNCQ; from the coding sequence ATGACGAAGCGCGTCTCGCTGCCGATCCAGGGCCGGCCGGAGCCCATCGCCGAGCGGGCTGATGCGGCGCGAAACCGCGTTCGAATCCTCAACGCAACGCGCAAGCTCCTGGCCAAGCGCCCCATCGAAGCGATCGGCATGGACGATGTCGCGCGCGCCGCGGGCGTGGGAAAAGGCACGGTCTTCCGGCGCTTCGTCGATCGCAGCACCCTATGCCTGGCCCTGCTCGACGAGAACGAGCGCGAGCTGCAAGAGAACGTGCTCGCCGACTTCGGCCTGCCCAAGGAGGCGACCGCCTACGAGCGCCTCACCGTGTTCCTCGACGCGCTCTTCGCCTTCCACGCGGACAACGCCCACCTGCTCGGCGAGGCCGAATCGTATTCGCGCACCGACCGATTCAAGGCCCCCGTCTACGCGTGGCGCGTGCGCGAACTCGTGCGCCGCATCCGGCGGGCTGCCGACGCCGGGTCCATTCAACCGGCCAACATCGGCATCACCGCGGAGCTTATTTTAGCCGGATTGGGCGCGCAGCTGCTGCTCCGGCAAATGGAGGTGGCCGGCGGACGCGATGCGCTGCACGAACTGGTGTTCGGCGTGTGGAAGCGGCTCTTGAACTGTCAGTAG
- a CDS encoding class II aldolase/adducin family protein, translating to MSTRESVQSQVSPEEWKQRVDLAAAYRLVALYGWDDLVFTHLTARVPGPEHHFLINPYGMTFDEITASSLVKISLDGHKVMDSPYDINPAGFTIHSCIHAAREDALCVMHTHSINGAAVSAQKTGVLPISQQSLFVLASLAYHDYEGIALRDEEKPRLVKDLGAKNFLMLRNHGLLTAAPTVADAFLAMYMFEAACMIQVRALAGGRELVPIAQPIVDGIQQAVQQVTRGLGGGIAWPGLLRKLDRRNPGYSD from the coding sequence ATGAGCACACGCGAGTCCGTCCAGAGCCAGGTGAGTCCCGAAGAGTGGAAGCAGCGCGTCGATCTTGCCGCCGCGTATCGGCTGGTGGCGCTTTATGGGTGGGACGACCTGGTGTTCACCCACCTCACCGCCCGGGTGCCGGGGCCCGAGCACCATTTCCTCATCAACCCGTACGGGATGACCTTCGACGAGATTACGGCATCGTCCTTGGTCAAGATCTCGCTCGACGGCCATAAGGTGATGGACTCCCCCTACGACATCAACCCCGCGGGGTTTACCATCCATAGCTGTATCCACGCGGCGCGCGAAGATGCGCTCTGCGTCATGCACACGCATTCCATCAACGGTGCGGCGGTGTCCGCACAAAAGACCGGAGTGCTGCCCATTTCCCAGCAGTCGCTCTTCGTGCTCGCCTCGCTTGCGTATCACGATTACGAAGGCATCGCGTTGCGCGACGAGGAGAAGCCACGCCTCGTGAAGGACCTGGGCGCGAAAAATTTTCTCATGCTCCGCAACCACGGCCTGCTGACGGCCGCCCCCACCGTCGCGGATGCCTTCCTCGCCATGTACATGTTCGAGGCTGCGTGCATGATCCAAGTGCGCGCCCTCGCCGGAGGCCGGGAATTGGTTCCCATTGCGCAGCCCATCGTCGACGGCATCCAGCAAGCCGTCCAGCAGGTGACCCGCGGGCTGGGGGGCGGCATCGCGTGGCCCGGTCTACTGCGCAAATTGGATCGTCGAAATCCTGGTTATTCCGATTGA
- a CDS encoding nicotinamidase, producing MNPLPLPSFFDPKNAERHAYDPDQARLLPAAAAWRREHGITPSSEDARTSRKTHLLLIDVQKDFCFPEGSLYVAGRSGRGALDDNRRTAEFIYRNLGAITDITATFDTHYAFQIFFPSFWVDAHGAPLAPFREISVSDIDAGAVKPNSEIAAWLCGGDEAWLLEQVRHYCAELEKAGKYRLYLWPPHCILGSAGHALAGVLHEARLFHAFARSTQSWSEIKGGHALTENYSVLRPEVLSRHDGGRLAEANSSFLKTLLAADRVIIAGQAASHCVKSSIDDLLDAIQQHDPKLARKVYLLGDCMSSVTVPDGQGGFAADFTPQAEAAFERYREAGMRIVRSTEPMEAWPAFR from the coding sequence ATGAATCCGCTCCCGCTACCGTCGTTCTTCGACCCGAAGAACGCCGAGCGCCACGCCTACGATCCCGATCAAGCGCGCCTTCTGCCCGCGGCGGCGGCGTGGCGGCGCGAGCACGGAATCACGCCTTCGTCGGAGGACGCGCGCACGTCGCGAAAGACGCACCTGCTGCTGATCGACGTGCAGAAGGACTTTTGCTTCCCGGAAGGCTCTCTGTACGTGGCCGGCCGCAGCGGTCGCGGTGCGTTGGACGACAATCGCCGCACGGCGGAGTTCATCTATCGGAACTTGGGCGCCATTACCGATATTACGGCGACGTTCGATACGCATTACGCATTTCAAATTTTCTTTCCGTCGTTTTGGGTCGACGCCCACGGAGCCCCGCTCGCGCCGTTCCGCGAAATCTCGGTGAGCGACATCGACGCGGGGGCGGTGAAGCCCAATTCCGAGATTGCGGCGTGGCTTTGCGGCGGCGATGAAGCCTGGCTGCTCGAGCAAGTGCGCCACTACTGCGCGGAGCTGGAAAAGGCGGGCAAGTACCGACTCTATTTGTGGCCCCCGCACTGCATCTTGGGCAGCGCGGGCCATGCCCTCGCCGGCGTTCTCCATGAGGCACGACTGTTTCACGCGTTTGCCCGCAGCACGCAATCGTGGAGCGAAATCAAAGGCGGCCACGCGCTGACCGAGAATTACTCGGTGCTGCGCCCCGAGGTGCTCTCGCGCCACGACGGTGGGAGGCTTGCCGAGGCCAATTCGTCCTTCCTGAAGACGCTGCTCGCAGCCGATCGCGTGATCATCGCCGGCCAGGCGGCGAGCCACTGCGTGAAGAGCTCGATCGACGATCTGCTCGACGCGATCCAACAGCACGATCCGAAGTTGGCCCGCAAGGTCTACCTCCTCGGCGACTGCATGTCCTCCGTCACGGTGCCCGATGGCCAGGGCGGATTTGCCGCGGACTTCACCCCGCAGGCGGAGGCCGCGTTCGAGCGCTACCGCGAGGCGGGCATGCGCATCGTGCGCTCCACCGAGCCCATGGAGGCTTGGCCGGCGTTTCGTTGA
- a CDS encoding DUF418 domain-containing protein, producing the protein MNPQRVRIDEIDILRGLALLGVLTMNLAEAFRVPYWGIHPEAHAGAVDRAMAFVGTVFVSGKSFTLFSMLFGVGLSIFFERASARHPNAMRLLARRLVVLLMFGSAHMFLLWHGDILMSYALIGLFALPFLRARTRVVLGVAVACFVAGPFLRSWPPLREALNSRIPGHYEDALRVYGTGTYGEILRFRIDEFFRVIVRVYGHVWPRELGNMLVGMLIWRSGAFSRVVAYGYRRVLSRIAGGGIALGAGYSIYGALHAPISGVGLRSLVHGLTMLVFALGYGAALLLLLASARWREWLSLAAPIGRMAFTNYLTQTLVFTTLFYGYGFGWLGQVGYAMSVAIGLVFYGLQGILSTVWLRHFAFGPFEWAWRSLTYGEWQPLRRAPSACTPGAATT; encoded by the coding sequence ATGAATCCGCAGAGAGTTCGCATCGACGAAATCGACATCCTTCGTGGCTTGGCACTGCTCGGCGTTTTGACCATGAACCTGGCCGAGGCTTTTCGTGTGCCCTATTGGGGCATTCATCCCGAGGCCCACGCGGGCGCGGTGGATCGCGCCATGGCCTTCGTGGGCACGGTGTTCGTATCGGGAAAATCCTTCACGCTGTTCTCGATGCTTTTCGGAGTGGGCCTTTCCATCTTCTTCGAGCGGGCGAGTGCGCGGCATCCCAACGCCATGCGCCTTTTGGCGCGGCGCCTCGTGGTGCTGCTCATGTTCGGGAGCGCCCACATGTTCTTGCTATGGCACGGCGATATCCTCATGTCGTACGCGCTCATTGGGCTGTTCGCGTTGCCCTTTCTGCGTGCACGCACCCGTGTCGTGTTGGGCGTCGCGGTGGCGTGTTTCGTCGCGGGGCCGTTCCTTCGCTCGTGGCCGCCGTTGCGCGAAGCCTTGAACAGCCGCATTCCCGGCCACTACGAGGACGCGCTTCGCGTCTATGGCACGGGCACCTATGGCGAGATTCTGCGGTTCCGGATCGACGAGTTCTTCCGCGTCATCGTGCGCGTGTACGGCCACGTCTGGCCGCGCGAACTCGGAAATATGCTGGTGGGCATGCTCATTTGGCGCTCGGGCGCCTTTTCGAGGGTCGTCGCCTATGGCTACCGGCGCGTGCTCTCGAGGATCGCGGGCGGCGGAATCGCGTTGGGCGCCGGCTACTCGATTTACGGTGCGTTGCATGCGCCCATTTCCGGCGTGGGCCTGCGCTCGCTCGTGCACGGACTCACCATGTTGGTGTTCGCGCTGGGCTACGGCGCCGCGCTGCTCCTGCTTTTGGCAAGCGCGCGGTGGCGAGAATGGCTTTCGCTCGCGGCACCCATCGGTCGCATGGCGTTCACGAATTACCTGACGCAGACCTTGGTCTTCACCACCCTCTTCTATGGGTATGGTTTCGGCTGGCTCGGTCAGGTCGGGTACGCCATGTCCGTCGCGATCGGCCTCGTCTTCTACGGGCTTCAAGGCATCCTGAGCACCGTTTGGTTGCGGCATTTTGCCTTTGGGCCCTTCGAGTGGGCGTGGCGCAGTCTGACCTACGGAGAGTGGCAGCCTTTGCGGCGCGCACCCTCCGCGTGCACGCCGGGCGCCGCCACGACGTGA
- a CDS encoding YceI family protein has product MKIGKLLSKTVAVLLIAAAPATVFAADWDVDAGHSRVGFGVKHMLVSTTRGTFSRFAGVIGIDDADVTKSRVHIDIEAASINTDNTKRDDHLKSPDFLDVGKYPKIVFDSTKVERAGADRLNVTGNLTIKGVTRPVVLSVSGLTPEVKDPWGGIRRAAQASTKINRKDFGMTWNKAIEGGGVVVSDEVQIDLEVELTKKK; this is encoded by the coding sequence GTGAAGATTGGAAAGCTGCTCTCGAAGACCGTGGCCGTGCTCCTCATTGCCGCCGCCCCCGCCACCGTGTTTGCTGCCGATTGGGACGTCGACGCAGGGCATAGCCGCGTCGGTTTCGGCGTCAAACACATGCTGGTGTCGACCACCCGCGGCACCTTCTCCCGCTTCGCGGGCGTGATTGGCATCGACGACGCGGACGTCACCAAGTCGCGCGTGCACATCGACATCGAGGCTGCCTCGATCAACACCGACAACACGAAGCGCGACGACCACCTCAAGTCGCCGGACTTCCTCGACGTGGGCAAATACCCGAAGATCGTGTTCGATTCGACCAAGGTCGAGCGAGCAGGCGCCGATCGCCTCAACGTGACGGGCAACCTCACCATCAAGGGCGTCACCCGCCCCGTGGTCCTCAGCGTGAGCGGTCTCACCCCCGAGGTGAAAGATCCCTGGGGCGGCATCCGCCGCGCCGCGCAGGCCTCGACGAAGATCAACCGCAAGGACTTCGGCATGACCTGGAACAAGGCCATCGAGGGTGGCGGCGTGGTCGTGAGTGACGAAGTTCAGATCGATCTCGAGGTCGAGCTGACCAAGAAGAAGTGA
- a CDS encoding helix-turn-helix transcriptional regulator: protein MQRTFDQNLRLIFDQMPGFWGCKDDESVFMYANELYGQLMGLPHHLDVIGRTDFDMPCDTVVCAESFRAQDRQVLQARQPMNILDVHRFAGGEWKAFIVTKVPLYDENGDVAGSIFHGRDITSPSTIELGTLLGRIHADASFAGALDQGSYLLDDSREVDSLTKRESEVLFFLIRGKSAKEIANLLSLSYRTVEQYVDAIKSKFDAHSKSDLIEAAISRGYMHRIPHSLFSRQLSVALRPG from the coding sequence ATGCAGCGTACGTTCGATCAAAATCTGAGGCTCATCTTCGATCAGATGCCCGGTTTCTGGGGCTGCAAGGATGACGAATCCGTCTTCATGTACGCCAACGAACTGTACGGGCAGTTGATGGGGCTTCCACATCATCTCGATGTGATAGGCCGCACCGACTTCGACATGCCGTGCGACACCGTCGTCTGCGCGGAGTCGTTTCGGGCGCAGGATCGGCAGGTTTTGCAGGCGCGACAGCCGATGAACATTCTGGACGTTCATCGTTTTGCCGGCGGGGAGTGGAAAGCCTTCATCGTGACGAAAGTGCCGTTGTACGACGAGAACGGCGACGTTGCGGGGAGCATCTTCCACGGACGCGATATTACGTCTCCGTCGACCATCGAATTGGGAACGCTCCTCGGCCGCATCCACGCAGATGCGAGCTTCGCGGGCGCGCTGGATCAGGGCAGCTATCTGCTGGACGATTCGCGCGAAGTCGATTCGTTGACCAAGCGTGAGTCGGAGGTGCTGTTCTTCTTGATTCGCGGTAAGTCTGCAAAGGAAATTGCGAACCTGCTTTCACTGTCCTACAGGACCGTCGAGCAATACGTCGATGCCATCAAGAGCAAATTCGACGCTCATTCGAAATCCGACCTGATCGAAGCCGCGATTTCGCGCGGATACATGCACAGAATTCCCCATTCTTTGTTCTCCCGTCAGCTGTCCGTTGCGCTGCGCCCTGGATGA